The genomic region CGCGGTACAAATCCAGCGGTGATTCGTCAAAATCTAATGTCATGCGTTGCGATAAAACAATTTGAAAGGCATCGCCATCGACAATGTATTGTTTGGCTTTGGCAACGTTTTCTAAAAACACAGGTTTTGGGGTTGAGTAGTGTAGCGCAGGTGGGTTTTGCGGGGGCTGAGTGCTCAATGTCGTTGAGCTAGCAGGTAAGGGTTGCTTGATAGACGCTAGCAAGGTGTTAAGGCGTGCTTGTGCCGCTTGATAACTGGACGCATTTGGCTCGGCTAAGGTGATTAAGTAGGCTTTACCTAGTAAGTTGTCAATGACGATGACCGACTCAGAGCGGATAAGCACGACATCAGGGATGTTGAGTTCGTCAACTTGGTCGGCGTTAGCTAAGGCAGGCTCAATCAAACGAATCACATCATAGGCAAAATAACCGACTAATCCGCCCATAAATTCGGGTAGTCCAGGGACATGCTCTGGGACGCGATAGCGCGCCGTGACCTCATCGATATAGGCGAGTGGATCGTCGCAAGTCAGCGTGTTGGTGATTTGATGGTCGTCTATTTCATGAATTTGCTGTCCACGAATTTCTATGCGGTGGGGACTGGGTAAGCCAATCATCGAGTAACGTGCCCATTGCTCTCCGCCCTGTACAGACTCAAATAAGTAGCTATAGGGTGCATTGGCGACTTTTAGATATAGTGTTAATGCGGTGTCTAGGTCACAGAGGACAGACGTAAAAACAGGGATGCGGTTGTAACCCTGTTCGACATAAGTTGAAAAGTTTGAATATTCCATAAATGGCGTTAAGTTATTTCCAGATGAATGGGTGGGTTAGTGCTGGTGTTTGTTGCCTGTGTTTGTTGCATATTGACTATCTCAACAAGCCAGTTGCTTACGCATAGCGGCAATCACTGCGGCGTAGTCGGGTTGATTAAAAATAGCAGAGCCTGCGACAAAGGTATCCGCGCCCGCGTGTTTGATAGCCGCGATATTGTCAACTTTGATGCCACCATCAACTTCTAGTCGAATATGAGCGTCTACTTGTTGGATACGTCTGCGGGTTTGGGTTATTTTATCGAGCGTATGCGGTATAAATGATTGCCCACCGTAGCCAGGGTTGACCGACATTAACAAGACCATGTCTACGTAGGGTAATGTGTAGTCAAGTACCGATAAAGGCGTGGCAGGATTGAGCACCAATCCTGCTTTGCAACCTAGCGAGCGAATGAGTTGTAGGCTTCTGTCGACATGGCTGCTGGCTTCTGGATGAAAGGTGATATAAGTCGCACCAGCGGCCGCAAATTGTTGGATTAAATCATCGACAGGCGAGACCATGAGGTGGACATCAATCGGGGCGGTGATGCCGTAGTTTTTAAGGGCTTGACAGATGGGAGCACCAAACGTCAAATTGGGTACATAATGGTTATCCATTACATCAAAGTGGATAATATCGGCGCCTGCAGACAAGACATCGTCGACTTCTTGGCCGAGCCGTGCGAAGTCGGCGGATAAAATAGAGGGCGCAATCCAATCGTTATTTATCATGGTGATTTATGGTTAAGTGCTACGTAATGCTAAAAAGATACTATACAATATTTATCCTATTTATGCATCGTGAGTATTGAGAAATTCGTGTGAAAGAACGTTTTCGATTAAACCCAACACCAGGGCTACACCCAGAGATTACCTGGCGCCACGTTGACACAATTGATTCAACGAATGCCACACTGCTCGCAACCGATACGCCGCTACCGTATTTGCTGAGCACGGACTATCAGACCCAAGGGCGCGGGCAACGCGGTCGCGTGTGGTCGAATCCCGAAAAATCGCTGATGTTTTCGCTGGCGTTTGCCTTGCCTATTACGGCTGAAAAGTTGGCGTTGTGGCAATTAGTCGTTGCGTTGACATTGGTAGAGCAATTTTCTCAAACGGTTGATACACAAGCGTTTCGGATTAAGTGGCCGAATGATATTTATGTGAATGGTTCAGTAAATCGCCATCAACTGCCGAGTCATCCACTGCAGAGTCATCAACTGCTAGGCGAACCACTGTCGCAAAAAACTGCGGCGCAATGGGGAAAGTGTGCGGGGATTTTGGTTGAAAATCAGTTGGGCTTTCGTAACAAGGTGGTCACGGGTATTGGCATTAATTTAGCACCCGTTGCCCTGTCAGATACCCGTTATGCGAGTGGTTATGTTGATATTGGATGCGATAAATATATTTGGTTGGTGCAGCTTGTCAATAGCCTCTATGCCGCTTGGCAACGTTTTTGTGAAGCGCCTTACCTAGATGTGGCGGCGTATGCGCATTATGATTTGTTGGCAGGTAAAATGATTAGCGCAGTCGATTCAAAGACCAATCAGACGGTTGCTGGTGTTTGCCTCGGGGTAGATGCACAGGGTGCTTTGCATCTGTCGAATGAAACGGGGATACAGGTATTGACAGCGGCTCATCAAATACAGTGGGAGGAATAGCGATGCATGGCTTAATCGACGTAGGCAATACGCGGATTAAATATCTGCCTCACGCAGCAGTGGCTTTGAATGCTTGTCAGGATTACCAGGCCATCATGCACGACCAAGTTGACGTGCTGATTGAACACTTAGCGCAGCAAAATGTGAGTAAAATTACCATCGCCAGCGTGCGCGCCTTGCCCGTGACACAACGTCTTATTGATTGGGCTGCACACCATCAAATTACCCTACAAAGGGTGCAAGTCAACCCGACTTATTTGGCGGTTAATTACCGTCACGTAGACCAGTTTGGCGTTGATCGCTATTTAGGGTTATTAGCCGCCAAAGCGGTGCATCAGCAAAATTTTTGTGTTGTTTCGGCAGGCAGTGCCATTACGTTGGACTTTTTTGGACAGACCCACTTGGGCGGTATGATTTTACCGGGGATTGGCACGAGTTTGTCCTGCTTGCAGGAAAAAACAGGACTGGCATCGATTCGTGAACCTGATGCATTGCTCGGTAATGATACGGCAAGCAGCATTGGCGCGGGTATTTACCAAGGCTATTCGCGGCTTGTGGCGGCGAGTATTGCGGATGTGTCTGCGGCGTATCAGCAATCGTTTCAGGTGGTTTTAACTGGTGGTGACGCTGATTACATCGCTAAATACCTAACTAATGATACCACCAAGGACGCTACTGGCGCCACTAAGGACGCCACTAAGGGCGGATTACTTGCTAAGGTGACCATTAAGCCCAATCTCGTGTTTGAGGGGATGCACGTGTATTTGTCCATGATGGAAAACGGGGCGGTTTAGCCTGAATTTTCTATAGAAGATTTAACGAGTGAGCGCATTATGACATTGACAGAGTTACGCTATATCGTGGCATTGGAACAAACACAACACTTTGGACGCGCGGCTGAACGGGTGTTCGTCAGCCAGCCAACGCTGAGTGTTGGGATTAAAAAATTAGAAGCTGAACTTGGTGTGCAGATTTTTGAACGCTTAGCGCACAAGGCAATCCCCACGCAAGTGGGTAAACAAATTATCGAGGCGGCTAAGCAAACCCTAATGAATGCCGATACGATTCGCGCCATTGCTGAAGCGACACAAGGCGAGCTGGTCGGCAATGTTCACCTAGGTGCGATTTATACGGTGTGCCCCTATCTGTTGCCAAAGATGATTCCAGCATTACAACAAACCGCGCCTGAGGTTAAATTGTTTATTAAAGAAGCCTATACCCAACAGCTCATAGATGATTTGAAGGCGGGAGAGTTGGACGTGGCGCTGGTGTCGCCACCGATTCCTGATGCTAGCTTATTCGAGAGTCTGACGTTGTTCTCAGAGCCTTTTTACGTACTCATGCCCAAAGGGCATGCATTGGCAACTAAACAGGCGATAACAGCCGAAGCGCTTCGCGGAGAACGGGTGTTTTTGCTAGGCGGTGGCAACTGTTTTCGCGACCAAGTGTTAGAGGCCTGCCCAGGTTGCGAACAGCCTAGGTTGTTCGATAAAAATTGGGTACAAGGTGGTTCGTTAGAAACTATTCGGATGATGGTATCCAGCGGGTTGGGTATTTCGGTCTTTCCTGAGATGGCGCTAGTGCCTGATGAAAATATTGTCGTACGTCCTTTTGCGCCACCGATGCCACAACGCCAAATCACGTTGATTTGGCGTAAAAGCTTTATTCAACCGCAATTAATTAAAGCGATAGCGACCAGCGTTGTCCGCTGTCTAGGGCGTAGTGGTTAGGTTGGTTTTTCACTTTATTGCGCTGCGTATTTCGCCGCGTATCTCGCCGCGTGCGATTTCACGGATACGCGTATCGGTTAATTGCTGATAATCGACATTGAGTGCGTATTGGTTGCGTTGTGGATGGATTGGCAACACAAAGCCCTGCAATAAAAACGGGTGCAGCAATTCGAGCACTTGTCGTTGCGTTAGTTGGGTTTTGTGGATTAAGTCGTGCAAACTGACAGGGCCATTGCCTGCTTTGAAATTTGCGATGATGTGTTGCATTAGCATTGCCGCATAGTATTCGGTTTCGGCAGGATTGAGGCGGGACTGGGTTTGGGGCTTGAGCAAGCTGGGGAATTGCACAAAGTAGCCAAATAGCCCGCCAGAAAGGAATAAAACCCATAAAATATTAAGCCAAATCAGCAAAATAATCAAACTAGCAAAGCTGCTGTAAATAATAGAATAACTACTGCTAAAAATAATAATTTTCGTAAAAATAGCGGTAAGTGGTAGCCATAGCAAGGTACAAAACAAACCACCCGCAAATGCCGCGCGAAATTTAACCTGTGCATTGGGGATGGCGGCGTAGAGTATTGCGAGTAACAACGCAGTGATGATAATCGACACAGCTTTGGCCAAATAGCCTGAGATAGCCGCCCATAGTGGGTAAGCGGCAACTTGTTCAATCAACACATTTTTATGGAAAAATAGATTAAGTCCTAAGGCAATGGCAGAAATAATCACGGTAAGCATCATGGCACCGAGATAGCCAATGATTTGTATTCGAAACGGTCGGATTTGGTCAACATGCCAAATATGGTTTAAGGTGGCTTCTATTTTGCGAAATAGAGCAAAGATACTATAAAATAAAAAGACCAACCCCACGCCCCCCAAAACGCCCACGCGTGTG from Ostreibacterium oceani harbors:
- the trpE gene encoding anthranilate synthase component I; translated protein: MEYSNFSTYVEQGYNRIPVFTSVLCDLDTALTLYLKVANAPYSYLFESVQGGEQWARYSMIGLPSPHRIEIRGQQIHEIDDHQITNTLTCDDPLAYIDEVTARYRVPEHVPGLPEFMGGLVGYFAYDVIRLIEPALANADQVDELNIPDVVLIRSESVIVIDNLLGKAYLITLAEPNASSYQAAQARLNTLLASIKQPLPASSTTLSTQPPQNPPALHYSTPKPVFLENVAKAKQYIVDGDAFQIVLSQRMTLDFDESPLDLYRVLRTLNPSPYMYYLNLDEFTIVGASPEILVRFENRQAQVRPIAGTRKRGKTHEADLQLEKDLLNDPKELAEHLMLIDLGRNDIGRIAKPGKVNVDEKMAIERYSHVMHIVSNVIGDVLDDKSTMDVFKSVFPAGTLSGAPKIRAMQIIDELEPVKRNIYGGAIGYIAWNGNMDTAITIRTAIIKDKKLMVQAGAGIVYDSDPESEWEETLNKAASIITACQLIHRV
- the rpe gene encoding ribulose-phosphate 3-epimerase — encoded protein: MINNDWIAPSILSADFARLGQEVDDVLSAGADIIHFDVMDNHYVPNLTFGAPICQALKNYGITAPIDVHLMVSPVDDLIQQFAAAGATYITFHPEASSHVDRSLQLIRSLGCKAGLVLNPATPLSVLDYTLPYVDMVLLMSVNPGYGGQSFIPHTLDKITQTRRRIQQVDAHIRLEVDGGIKVDNIAAIKHAGADTFVAGSAIFNQPDYAAVIAAMRKQLAC
- a CDS encoding biotin--[acetyl-CoA-carboxylase] ligase — translated: MKERFRLNPTPGLHPEITWRHVDTIDSTNATLLATDTPLPYLLSTDYQTQGRGQRGRVWSNPEKSLMFSLAFALPITAEKLALWQLVVALTLVEQFSQTVDTQAFRIKWPNDIYVNGSVNRHQLPSHPLQSHQLLGEPLSQKTAAQWGKCAGILVENQLGFRNKVVTGIGINLAPVALSDTRYASGYVDIGCDKYIWLVQLVNSLYAAWQRFCEAPYLDVAAYAHYDLLAGKMISAVDSKTNQTVAGVCLGVDAQGALHLSNETGIQVLTAAHQIQWEE
- a CDS encoding type III pantothenate kinase, with translation MHGLIDVGNTRIKYLPHAAVALNACQDYQAIMHDQVDVLIEHLAQQNVSKITIASVRALPVTQRLIDWAAHHQITLQRVQVNPTYLAVNYRHVDQFGVDRYLGLLAAKAVHQQNFCVVSAGSAITLDFFGQTHLGGMILPGIGTSLSCLQEKTGLASIREPDALLGNDTASSIGAGIYQGYSRLVAASIADVSAAYQQSFQVVLTGGDADYIAKYLTNDTTKDATGATKDATKGGLLAKVTIKPNLVFEGMHVYLSMMENGAV
- a CDS encoding hydrogen peroxide-inducible genes activator; this encodes MTLTELRYIVALEQTQHFGRAAERVFVSQPTLSVGIKKLEAELGVQIFERLAHKAIPTQVGKQIIEAAKQTLMNADTIRAIAEATQGELVGNVHLGAIYTVCPYLLPKMIPALQQTAPEVKLFIKEAYTQQLIDDLKAGELDVALVSPPIPDASLFESLTLFSEPFYVLMPKGHALATKQAITAEALRGERVFLLGGGNCFRDQVLEACPGCEQPRLFDKNWVQGGSLETIRMMVSSGLGISVFPEMALVPDENIVVRPFAPPMPQRQITLIWRKSFIQPQLIKAIATSVVRCLGRSG
- a CDS encoding YihY/virulence factor BrkB family protein; the protein is MTLLQRLEHQLWQQQHETRLLKFAKICLAVWRIIWHSRLKQSAASLTYSTLLAIIPLLAILFTLLKSFGMDTVFQSLLLDLLAPMGNAGTEVAQYIRAFVDNTRVGVLGGVGLVFLFYSIFALFRKIEATLNHIWHVDQIRPFRIQIIGYLGAMMLTVIISAIALGLNLFFHKNVLIEQVAAYPLWAAISGYLAKAVSIIITALLLAILYAAIPNAQVKFRAAFAGGLFCTLLWLPLTAIFTKIIIFSSSYSIIYSSFASLIILLIWLNILWVLFLSGGLFGYFVQFPSLLKPQTQSRLNPAETEYYAAMLMQHIIANFKAGNGPVSLHDLIHKTQLTQRQVLELLHPFLLQGFVLPIHPQRNQYALNVDYQQLTDTRIREIARGEIRGEIRSAIK